AGGTCGAAGGGGATCTGGCGGATCGACAGGTCCCGGCAGTCCAGGTGCAGCGCGTGGCCCTCGGTGGAGCACGCCGACGCCGTCTGGTCCATGATGCCGCAGGGCACGCCCACGAAGTCGTTCTCGGCGCGCTGGGCGAACCTGGCCAGCTCGGCGCCCGTCAGGCCGAGACCGAACAGGTCGTTCAGGGCCAGGGCGGTGACCACCTCCAGCGCCGCCGACGACGACAGGCCCGCGCCCGTCGGCACCGTCGAGGACAGATGCAGGTCCGCGCCGGTGATCGCGTGGCCCGCCTCGCGCAGCACCCAGACGACACCGGCCGGATACGCGGCCCAGCTGGTGTTCGTGAGCGGCTCCAGCTCGTCGACGTGCAGTTCGACGATCGGGCCCTCGATGTCCGCCGAGTGCAGACGCAGCACGCCGTCGGTGCGGCGCGAGACCGCCGCGACCGCCGTGTGCGGCAGCGCGAACGGCATCACGAACCCCTCGTTGAAGTCCGTGTACTCGCCGATCAGGTTGACCCGGCCCGGTGCCGACCAGACGCCCTCGGGAGCCGTCCCGTACAGCTCCTCGAAGCCCTCGCGTACGCCCACCTACTGCTCCCTTGCGCTGTTCTGTGCTGCGATGTCCTGTGCGAACTCCCAGGCGTCCGCGACGATTCCCGCGAGGTCCGCGCGGGACGGGTTCCAGCCGAGCCGCTCGCGGGCCGTGGCCGCGGAGGCGACCAGGACCGCCGGGTCGCCGCCCCGGCGCGGGGCCACGACCTCCGGGATCGGGTGTCCGGTCACCTGGCGCACCGTCTCGATGACCTCGCGGACGGAGAAGCCGTTGCCGTTGCCGAGGTTGCAGATCAGGTGCTCGCCGGGGGTGGCGGCGGCCAGCGCCAGCAGGTGGGCCTCGGCGAGGTCCGCTACGTGGATGTAGTCGCGGATGCAGGTGCCGTCCGGCGTCGGGTAGTCGTCACCGAAGACCGAGATCGCCTCGCGGCGGCCCTGCGCGACCTGGAGGACGAGCGGGATGAGGTGGGACTCGGGGTCGTGCCGCTCGCCGCAGGAGCCATACGCGCCCGCCACATTGAAGTAGCGCAGGGACACGGCGCCCAGGCCGTGCGCGGCCGCCTCGCCGGTGATCATGTGGTCGACGGCGAGCTTGGAGGCGCCGTAGGGGTTCGTGGGCTTCGTCGGGGCGCTCTCCACGATCGGCGTCTGCTCGGGTTCGCCGTACGTCGCCGCCGTCGAGGAGAAGACGAGCTTGCGCACGCCGGCCGAGCGCATCGCGTCCAGCAGCGCCATCGTGCCGCCGACGTTGTTGTCCCAGTACTTCTCGGGCTTCACGACCGACTCGCCGACCTGCGAGAACGCGGCGAAGTGCAGGACCGCGTCGAACGAGGGGTCCAGCCACTTGGCGGCATCGCGGATATCACCCTCGATGAAGGAAGCACCCGTCGGTACACCCTCGCGGAAGCCGGTGGAGAGGTTGTCGAGGACAACAACCTCGTGGCCCGCCTCCAGCAGGTGCTGCGCGACCACGCTGCCCACATAGCCGGCGCCGCCGGTGACCAGGTACTTCCCACTCATGAACTCGCTGCCTCTCGCAGTCGCCGGGCCGCGGCCTCCGGCGGCACGTCGTTGATGAACACGTTCATGCCGGATTCGGAACCCGCGAGGAACTTCAGCTTGCCGGAAGTGCGGCGAATGGTGAAAAGCTCGAGGTGGAGCGCGAAGTCTTCACGGTTGACACCCTCGAACTCCTCCAGCGCGCCGAACGGCGCCTGGTGCCAGGCGGCGATGTACGGCGTCGGCGGCTCACCCTCACCGAAGATCCGGTCGAAGCGCCTCAAGAGTTCCAGATACACCTTGGGGAACTCTGTGCGTGCCTCCTCGTCGAGCGCGAGCAGGTCGGGGACGCGGCGGCGGGGGTAGAGGTGGACCTCGTACGGCCAGTGCGCGGCGTACGGCACGAAGGCCACCCAGTGTTCACTCTCCAGGACGACCCGCTCGTCGGCGAGTTCGCGCTCCAGGACAGCGTCGAACAGGTTCTCCCCGCCGGTCGCCTCCTTGTGCGCGGCGAGCGAACGGAGCATCAGGGCGGTGCGCGGCGTCGTGAAGGGGTACGCGTAGATCTGCCCGTGCGGGTGGCCGAGGGTCACGCCGATCTCCTGGCCCCGGTTCTCGAAGCAGAAGACCTGCTCGACGGAGGGCAGGTGGGACAGCTCCGCGGTGCGGTCGGTCCAGGCGTCCAGGACCAGCCCCGCCTGCTCCTCGGTCAGGTCGGCGAAGGAGGCGTTGTGGTCCGAGGTGAAGCAGACGACCTCGCAGCGGCCGGAGTCACCGGCGAGCGAGGGGAAGCGGTTCTCGAAGACCACGACGTCGTACGACGAGTCGGGGATCTCGCTCAGCCTCTCGCCCTGGGAGGGGCACAGAGGGCACTCGTCGGCCGGCGGCAGATAGGTGCGGCCCTGTCGGTGCGAGGCGATGGCGACGGAGTCGCCGAGCAGCACATCACGGCGGATCTCGGAGGTCGTGACGGTGCGCTCCAGCGGCCTGCGGTCGACGGCGTCGCGCACGGCGTCGTCCCGCAGGTCGTAGTAGATGAGCTCACGACCGTCGGCCAGCCGGGTCGAGGTCTTCTTCACGTCGGACTCTCCATTCGAGCCACTCACCCTTCAAACATAACTCAACACACCAAAACACAACTCACCAGAACCGTCAACGTCACAATCAAACAAACTTCACCAACAGGGGGCGTTCAAATACCGAATACGGAGGCGCAGGTTCCGCTCTGATCGGTTCACGCAACGAAGCGAGGACTCATGCAAACCCCCACATATCTGGCCGCCGGGCTCCGGCTCCCCACCAACGGCCTCGACTACGCGATCCTCGGGATCTACTTCGCCGTCGTCCTGGGCATCGGCTTCGCCGCCCGCCGCTCCGTGAAGACCAGCCTCGACTTCTTCCTCTCCGGGCGCTCCCTGCCCGCCTGGATCACCGGTCTGGCGTTCGTCTCGGCCAACCTGGCCGCCACCGAGATCCTCGGGATGGCCGCCAACAGCGCCCAGTACGGTGCCTACACCGTGCACTGGTACTGGATCGGCGCCATCCCGGCCATGGTCTTCCTGGGCCTCGTGATGATGCCGTTCTACTACGGCTCCAAGGTCCGCTCGGTCCCTGAGTTCCTGCTGCTCCGCTTCGACAAGGGGGCGCATCTGCTCAGTTCGATCCTGTTCGCCTTCGCCGCCATCCTGATCGCCGGCGTGAACCTCTACGCCCTCGCGATCGTCGTCGAGGCGCTGCTGGGCTGGCCGCAGTGGGTGGCGATCGTGGTCGCCGGTTTCTTCGTCCTCGCCTACATCACGCTCGGCGGTCTGTCGTCCGCGATCTACAACGAGGTGCTCCAGTTCTTCGTGATCCTGGCCGCCCTCATCCCGATCACCGCCCTCGGTCTGAAGAAGGTCGGCGGCTGGGGCGGCCTGACCGACAAACTCACCGCCACCCACGGCCCCGACTTCGTCACCGCCTGGGGCGGCACCGGCATCGGCCACGTCAACCCGCTGGGCGCCAACTGGCTGACGATCGTCCTCGGCCTCGGCTTCGTGCTGTCCTTCGGCTACTGGACGACCAACTTCGCCGAGGTGCAGCGCGCCCTGTCCGCGCGGAACCTCTCCGCCGCCCAGCGCACCCCGCTGATCGCCGCGTACCCGAAGATCTTCATCGTCTTCCTGGTGATGATCCCGGGCCTGGTGGCCGCCGTCCTGGTGCCGAAGATCGGCACCTCCGGCTCGGATCTCCAGTACAACGACGCGATCCCGTATCTGATGCAGGAGTTGCTGCCCAACGGCGTGCTCGGCATCGCGGTGACCGGTCTGCTCGCCGCCTTCATGGCCGGCATGGCGGCCAACGTCTCGTCCTTCAACACGGTGTTCACCAACGACATCTGGGCGAAGTACGTGATCACGCACCGCGAGGACTCGTACTACGTGAGGTTCGGCCGGCTCATCACCGCGATCGGAGTGCTCGCGTCGATCGGCACGGCGTTCCTGGCGTCGTCCTTCTCCAACATCATGAGCTACCTCCAGACCCTCTTCTCCTTCTTCAACGTGCCGATGTTCGTGGTCTTCATCGTCGGCATGTTCTGGCATCGCGCGTCCGCGAAGTCCGGCTTCTGGGGCCTGCTCGCCGGCACGACGGCGGCGATGGTCAACTACTTCGTCATCTACAAGCAGGGCATCATCGGCATCCCCTCCGACCAGGGCGCCAACTTCGTCTCCGCGATCGCGGGTTTCGTGGCCGGCGCGGTCGTGATGGCGGCGGTCTCGCTGTTCACCGCGCCGAAGCCGGAGGACGACCTACGCGGCCTGGTGTACGGCACCCGCTCGCCCGGTATGGCCGAGCCACCCGCCGTCGGCGACGACGCCTGGTACCGCAGGCCCGCCCTGCTCGGCTGGGGCGCGGTCGTCCTTGCCGCCGCCTGCTACATCCCCTTCTCGCTGTGACCGCGGGAGGACAGGGAGGATAGGAAGGATAGGAGAGACCATGTCCGAGTACTCCGAGCGCGAGGTCCAGCGCGCGGTCACCGATCTTGAGCACAAGTCCGCGACCGCCGCACGGATCTTCGACCTGCGCCGCATCATCGGCGGTCTGTTCGTGCTCTACGGCATCATCGTCACGATCGCGGGCCTCACGGCCTCCGACGCCGCCATCGACAAGGCCGAGGGCGTCAACATCAATCTGTGGACAGGGCTGGGGATGCTCGCCCTGGGCGTCTTCTTCCTGGTGTGGCTGTGGCTACGACCGCTGTCGCATCCGCCGGTTGCTCCGCCGGACGAGAAGCCGGTTGCTCCGCCGGAGTAACCGGGCTGCGCGGCCCGGCGTTGACAGCGTGCCCGGGGGTGGGTTGCGCAGCTATGGCGGCACGGCTGCCCCGCGCCCCTAAGGGGCGCGGGGAACTGCGCGAGCAACCACCGACGGCCCGCAGCCGAGACACGGCCCGTGGTTACCCCGGCTCACCCCCGGAGGGCACCGCGCGGTCCAGGAGGCCCGTGCGGGCCGCCAGGGCCGCTGCCTCCAGGCGGGAGCCCACGCCCAGCTTCATCAGGACCCGCTGGACATGGGTGCGGGCCGTCGAAGGCGCTATGCCCATACCGGCCGCGATCAGCCGCGTGTCCTCACCGTCCGCGACCCGCACCAGGACCTCCACCTCGCGTGGGGTGAGCATCTGCAGCAGGCGCTGCCCCTCGTCGTCCGGCTGCGCGGCCGGATTCAGCAACTCGCTGAACGCCCCCTGCAACAACTGCGGCGCCACCGCCGCCTCCCCCGCCCGCGCCTTCATGATCGCCCGCTCGACACCCTCGATGCGCTCGTCGTGGCGTACGTAGCCCGAGGCGCCGGCGGCGAACGCGGCCGCGATCCCGCGCGGGTTCGGCACCGGCCCGAGAACCAGCACCGCGACCTGCGGACGCTCCCGCTTGATGCGCACCACCGGGTCGAAGACCCCCGGCTCGGCGGGTGTCGCCGTACCCCACAGGCACACCTCGGGTGCCCTGGTGATCACGAGTTCCGCCGCGCCCGCGGCGGGCGCCGCCGCGGCGAGCACCCGGTGCCCCCGCAGCTTCAGTGCCGAGGCCAGCGCCTCGGCGAGCAATCGGTGGTCGTCGACCACCATCAGCCGCACTCCCATCGAGCAACCCCCCAGTCCCCCCCATGGATGCCCACTATGGATGCGCACTGGCCCGCACGGACAGAAGCCCCCCGGCGCACCCCCCGCCCTTCATGCCCCCGGAAGCTACACGCTTGTTCGACGTCGCGCTTCCCCTACCGGTGAGAAGCGCCCCGGATTACCGAAATCCCGCCCATTCGCGCCTGATGAGGGGTACGCGCAAGGCCCCGCCCCTGAACAGGAGCGAGGCCTCACCATGCGCGGCCCGCGCGCTACTTCGCGCCGAAGCCGAGCGCCGTGTACGACCTCGCGTCCGTCGAAAACCGATTGCTGACCAGATCCCTGCCGAAGAACAGCCGCCCGTCGGAGTAGAGCAGCTCGGACGACTTCGGGATCGCTCGACGACACCGGCGAGCTGCGTACGAAGATCACGCCGGCGGACGGCAGGTACGACCACGACTGCCGACTCGGACACCACCGCGGCGATGCCGGAGGATGTGATCTCGGGCGCTGCGGCGCCCATGACCAACGGGCCGGTCCCGCCCCTGTTCCCAAGGGAGGACCGGCCCGTGATGCCCTCGTTACGTCCGAACGCCTAGGCGTCTTCGGCGAGTTCCAGCCAGCGCAGCTCCAGTTCCTCGCGCTCGCCCACGAGTTCACGCAGCTCGGCGTCGAGCTTGGCCACCTTCTCGAAGTCCGTCGCGTTCTCGGCGATCTGCCCGTGGAGCTTGGCCTCCCGCTCGGAGATCTTGTCCAACTGCCGCTCGATCCGCTGGAGTTCCTTCTTGGCGGCGCGGGCGTCGGCGGCGGAGACGGCGGCCTTCTCTGTCACGGGCGCGGGGGTGACGGCCGCGGCGGCGGCCTCCTCCATGCGGTGGCGCCGGTCGATGTACTCGTCGATCCCGCGGGGCAGCATCCGCAGCGTGGCATCGCCGAGGAGGGCGTACACCTGGTCCGTGGTCCGCTCGACGAAGAACCGGTCGTGGGAGATCACGATCATCGAGCCGGGCCAGCCGTCGAGGAGGTCCTCCAGCTGGGTGAGGGTCTCGATGTCGAGGTCGTTGGTGGGCTCGTCCAGGAAGAGGACGTTGGGCTCGTCCATGAGGAGGCGCAGGAGCTGAAGCCGCCGCCGCTCACCGCCGGACAGGTCCCCCACGGGGGTCCACTGCTTCTCCTTGTTGAACCCGAACGTCTCGCACAGCTGCCCGGCGGTCATCTCGCGGCCCTTGCCGAGGTCGACGCGTTCGCGGACCCGCTGCACCGCCTCCAGGACACGCAAGGTGGGGTCGAGCTCCGCGACTTCCTGCGACAGATAGGCGAGCTTGACGGTCTTGCCGACGGCGACCCGTCCCCCGGCGGGCTGCTGCTCCCCTTCACTGCGGGCGGCGTCGGCCATGGCGCGCAGGAGGGAGGTCTTGCCGGCGCCGTTCACGCCGACGAGGCCGATGCGGTCGCCGGGGCCGAGCTGCCAGGTGACGTGCTTGAGGAGCACCTTGGGGCCGGCCTGCACGGTGACGTCTTCAAGATCGAAGACGGTCTTGCCGAGCCGAGACGACGCGAACTTCATCAGCTCGCTCCTGTCCCGGGGCGGCGGTACGTCCTTGATCAGCTCGTTGGCGGCCTCGACGCGGAAGCGGGGCTTGGAGGTGCGGGCAGGAGCGCCGCGTCGCAGCCAGGCGAGTTCCTTCCGGACGAGGTTCTGCCGCTTGGTCTCCTCAGTGGCGGCGATCCGTTCCCGCTCGGCCCGCGCGAAGACGTAGTCGGAGTAGCCGCCCTCGTACTCGTAGACCGTGCCCCGCTGCACGTCCCACATCCGGGTGCAGACCTGGTCCAGGAACCACCGGTCGTGCGTGACGCACACGAGCGCGGAGCGGCGCTCGCGCAGATGCCGTGCCAGCCAGCTGATGCCCTCGACGTCGAGGTGGTTGGTCGGCTCGTCCAGGACGATCAGGTCCTGTTCCTCGATGAGCAGCTTGGCGAGCGCGATACGGCGGCGCTCACCACCGGAGAGGGGGCCGATGACGGTGTCGAGCCCCTGCGGGAACCCGGGGAGATCGAGCCCCCCGAAGAGCCCCGTGAGCACGTCCCGGATCTTGGCGTTCCCCGCCCACTCGTGGTCGGCCATGTCCCGGATGACCTCGTGACGGACGGTGGCGGCCGGATCGAGGGAGTCGTGCTGGGTGAGCACGCCGAGGTGCAGCCCGCCGGAGTGGGTGACGCGGCCGGAGTCGGCCTCCTCCAGCCTGGCGAGCATCCGGATCAGGGTGGTCTTTCCGTCGCCGTTGCGCCCGACGACCCCGATCCGGTCCCCTTCGGACACGCCGAGCGAGACGCCGTCGAGGAGGGCACGGGTGCCGTACACCTTGCTGACGTTCTCGACATTGACCAGGTTGACGGCCATTTCACTCCTGACGCGGGGATCGATCAGCCTTCAAGCGTAGGCCCTCTGGGGGAGGTGGCGGACCGCGTGCGGTTCGTCACTCTTTGTGGTGACGTGATCGAGGATCGGCCGCTACCGTGGAGGACAGGCAACAGGATCCCGTCCACGGGAGGAACCATGACCGCCGAGTCCATTGAGCGCCGCGCCCAGTGGCCGGTGCCGCCGCAGGACGGCTACACCGTGGACGACCTGTTCACACTGCCGGATCTCCCGCCACATACCGAGCTGATCGACGGGAGTCTGGTTTTCGCGAGTCCGCAGCGCCGCTTCCACGGCAACATGGTCGACCTGCTGGTCAGCGGCCTGCGCGACGGCCTGCCCGGCGACTTCAGAACGGGACAAGCGGCAGGCCCGTCGTCCACGTGTACGAGCTCGATCCCCTCACCAAGGCGTACGTGCACATGGGCATGCATCGCGACCTGATCAAGGTCGACAAGCCGTACGACATCCACATCGACCTGACCGCCCTCGACAACCTCTGACGCCCCGACCGCCGTCAGGCGGTGGCACCCCGCCCCCGCCCCGCCCGCTCCACCAGCAGCCACCCCGCGAGCGTCATCACCACCGCCACCGGCGCGGTGACATGGACGGCTATCAGCAGTGCCGTACGGCCCTCCAGGAGACCCCCGAAGCCGACCATCGACAGGCCCAGTACGCCGAAGAGGCTCAAGGTGACGCCGAGCGCAGCGGCGGGTCCCGCCCAGGCGCGCGGCGCACTCGACTCCCGTACGCCCGAGGGTTGTTCGAAGCGACGGAAGACGGCCACCAGGACCCCGGTGAGCATCGCGGCGGCCAGGATCCGCAATGGTACCTGTATCCACCACGTACCCGAGGCGGGTTCCGGCATCCGGGCACCCACGGCGAGCAGCACCCCGTAGACGCCGAGCATCGCCGTGAGGTGCCACAGGAAGGCGGTCATGGAGATGCCGTTGGCCGCGACGACCGTACGCCACACGCGCGGACGACTCAGCCACCGCGCGGCGGGAGCGCGCAGCAGTTCCACCGCGCCGACCAGCCACAGCCCGTGGCACAGCAGCGCCAGCGTGGGCGGCGCCATGTTGGAGACCTTCTCGCCGGGCATCCCGACCATCGACAGCGGATACGGACCGTACGCCACCAGCAGCGCGGCTCCCACGAGTCCCGCACCGGCGAGGACGTACGGCAGGGTCAGTCTCCCGTCCGCGCGCAGGAATCCCAGTTGGTGGATCGCCAGCCAGACGAAGGCGAAGTTGAGGAACTCGACATAGGGGACGCCGAGGCCGAACCGGAGCAGGTCCACCACCACGGCCGCGGCGACCAGTCCGCCGAAGGCACCCCAGCCGAATCGCTCGTGGAGCCTCAGCAGCGGGGGCGTGAAGGCCACCATCGCGAGATAGATCCCGACGAACCACAGCGGCTGCGCGACCAGCCGCAGACTGATGTCGAGCAACCCGCCGCCACGGCCCGCCAGTTGGAGGACGAGCGCCGCCGCGCCCCACACGCCGATGAACACGACGGTCGGCCGCAGCAGCCGCTGGAGCCGGGCGCGCAGAAAGACCGAGTAGGCCTTGGGGGT
The Streptomyces sp. CGMCC 4.7035 DNA segment above includes these coding regions:
- a CDS encoding ABC-F family ATP-binding cassette domain-containing protein, with the translated sequence MAVNLVNVENVSKVYGTRALLDGVSLGVSEGDRIGVVGRNGDGKTTLIRMLARLEEADSGRVTHSGGLHLGVLTQHDSLDPAATVRHEVIRDMADHEWAGNAKIRDVLTGLFGGLDLPGFPQGLDTVIGPLSGGERRRIALAKLLIEEQDLIVLDEPTNHLDVEGISWLARHLRERRSALVCVTHDRWFLDQVCTRMWDVQRGTVYEYEGGYSDYVFARAERERIAATEETKRQNLVRKELAWLRRGAPARTSKPRFRVEAANELIKDVPPPRDRSELMKFASSRLGKTVFDLEDVTVQAGPKVLLKHVTWQLGPGDRIGLVGVNGAGKTSLLRAMADAARSEGEQQPAGGRVAVGKTVKLAYLSQEVAELDPTLRVLEAVQRVRERVDLGKGREMTAGQLCETFGFNKEKQWTPVGDLSGGERRRLQLLRLLMDEPNVLFLDEPTNDLDIETLTQLEDLLDGWPGSMIVISHDRFFVERTTDQVYALLGDATLRMLPRGIDEYIDRRHRMEEAAAAAVTPAPVTEKAAVSAADARAAKKELQRIERQLDKISEREAKLHGQIAENATDFEKVAKLDAELRELVGEREELELRWLELAEDA
- a CDS encoding helix-turn-helix transcriptional regulator yields the protein MGVRLMVVDDHRLLAEALASALKLRGHRVLAAAAPAAGAAELVITRAPEVCLWGTATPAEPGVFDPVVRIKRERPQVAVLVLGPVPNPRGIAAAFAAGASGYVRHDERIEGVERAIMKARAGEAAVAPQLLQGAFSELLNPAAQPDDEGQRLLQMLTPREVEVLVRVADGEDTRLIAAGMGIAPSTARTHVQRVLMKLGVGSRLEAAALAARTGLLDRAVPSGGEPG
- a CDS encoding acyltransferase family protein: MRPSDLAAATPASRDRFIDLLRVASLGTVVLGHWLMAAVSVGADGRVQVGNLLAVEPQLQLLTWVFQVMPVFFFVGGFSHALSYRSTVRRTPKAYSVFLRARLQRLLRPTVVFIGVWGAAALVLQLAGRGGGLLDISLRLVAQPLWFVGIYLAMVAFTPPLLRLHERFGWGAFGGLVAAAVVVDLLRFGLGVPYVEFLNFAFVWLAIHQLGFLRADGRLTLPYVLAGAGLVGAALLVAYGPYPLSMVGMPGEKVSNMAPPTLALLCHGLWLVGAVELLRAPAARWLSRPRVWRTVVAANGISMTAFLWHLTAMLGVYGVLLAVGARMPEPASGTWWIQVPLRILAAAMLTGVLVAVFRRFEQPSGVRESSAPRAWAGPAAALGVTLSLFGVLGLSMVGFGGLLEGRTALLIAVHVTAPVAVVMTLAGWLLVERAGRGRGATA
- a CDS encoding sodium:solute symporter family protein; this translates as MQTPTYLAAGLRLPTNGLDYAILGIYFAVVLGIGFAARRSVKTSLDFFLSGRSLPAWITGLAFVSANLAATEILGMAANSAQYGAYTVHWYWIGAIPAMVFLGLVMMPFYYGSKVRSVPEFLLLRFDKGAHLLSSILFAFAAILIAGVNLYALAIVVEALLGWPQWVAIVVAGFFVLAYITLGGLSSAIYNEVLQFFVILAALIPITALGLKKVGGWGGLTDKLTATHGPDFVTAWGGTGIGHVNPLGANWLTIVLGLGFVLSFGYWTTNFAEVQRALSARNLSAAQRTPLIAAYPKIFIVFLVMIPGLVAAVLVPKIGTSGSDLQYNDAIPYLMQELLPNGVLGIAVTGLLAAFMAGMAANVSSFNTVFTNDIWAKYVITHREDSYYVRFGRLITAIGVLASIGTAFLASSFSNIMSYLQTLFSFFNVPMFVVFIVGMFWHRASAKSGFWGLLAGTTAAMVNYFVIYKQGIIGIPSDQGANFVSAIAGFVAGAVVMAAVSLFTAPKPEDDLRGLVYGTRSPGMAEPPAVGDDAWYRRPALLGWGAVVLAAACYIPFSL
- the galK gene encoding galactokinase, with amino-acid sequence MGVREGFEELYGTAPEGVWSAPGRVNLIGEYTDFNEGFVMPFALPHTAVAAVSRRTDGVLRLHSADIEGPIVELHVDELEPLTNTSWAAYPAGVVWVLREAGHAITGADLHLSSTVPTGAGLSSSAALEVVTALALNDLFGLGLTGAELARFAQRAENDFVGVPCGIMDQTASACSTEGHALHLDCRDLSIRQIPFDLSSQGLTLLVVDTRVKHALGDGAYAEKREGCEEGARQLGVSHLRDVAYEDLESALARLSDERVRRYVRHVVSDDHRVDQVVALLDAGDVRAIGPVLTQGHVSLRDDLRISCPELDLVVDTANASGALGARMTGGGFGGSAIVLAEASDADTITKAVEEAFAAAGYTAPRVFPAVPSAGARRLS
- the galT gene encoding galactose-1-phosphate uridylyltransferase; its protein translation is MKKTSTRLADGRELIYYDLRDDAVRDAVDRRPLERTVTTSEIRRDVLLGDSVAIASHRQGRTYLPPADECPLCPSQGERLSEIPDSSYDVVVFENRFPSLAGDSGRCEVVCFTSDHNASFADLTEEQAGLVLDAWTDRTAELSHLPSVEQVFCFENRGQEIGVTLGHPHGQIYAYPFTTPRTALMLRSLAAHKEATGGENLFDAVLERELADERVVLESEHWVAFVPYAAHWPYEVHLYPRRRVPDLLALDEEARTEFPKVYLELLRRFDRIFGEGEPPTPYIAAWHQAPFGALEEFEGVNREDFALHLELFTIRRTSGKLKFLAGSESGMNVFINDVPPEAAARRLREAASS
- the galE gene encoding UDP-glucose 4-epimerase GalE, which encodes MSGKYLVTGGAGYVGSVVAQHLLEAGHEVVVLDNLSTGFREGVPTGASFIEGDIRDAAKWLDPSFDAVLHFAAFSQVGESVVKPEKYWDNNVGGTMALLDAMRSAGVRKLVFSSTAATYGEPEQTPIVESAPTKPTNPYGASKLAVDHMITGEAAAHGLGAVSLRYFNVAGAYGSCGERHDPESHLIPLVLQVAQGRREAISVFGDDYPTPDGTCIRDYIHVADLAEAHLLALAAATPGEHLICNLGNGNGFSVREVIETVRQVTGHPIPEVVAPRRGGDPAVLVASAATARERLGWNPSRADLAGIVADAWEFAQDIAAQNSAREQ